The following proteins come from a genomic window of Bradyrhizobium paxllaeri:
- a CDS encoding response regulator, translating to MYRIDFNKLRFLICDDNPHMRRILRTLLHSFGAREVYEAEDGATALEMYSHYVPDIVITDWAMPIFDGLELAQMIRQPESKGNPYAPIIMLTGHSEKRRVTVARDAGVTEFLAKPISAKGLYQRILNVVASPRPFIKTKTYFGPDRRRNTTNTYIGPERRVGGEVEVMQQPSLLDKARSNV from the coding sequence ATGTATCGCATCGACTTCAACAAGCTGCGATTTCTGATTTGCGACGACAATCCGCATATGCGCCGCATCCTGCGGACGCTGTTGCATTCGTTCGGCGCGCGCGAGGTCTATGAGGCCGAGGACGGCGCGACTGCGCTCGAAATGTACAGCCACTATGTGCCCGATATCGTCATCACCGACTGGGCGATGCCGATCTTCGACGGCCTCGAACTGGCACAGATGATCCGGCAGCCGGAATCCAAGGGCAATCCCTACGCCCCGATCATCATGCTGACCGGGCATTCGGAAAAGCGGCGCGTGACGGTCGCGCGCGACGCCGGCGTCACCGAATTTCTGGCCAAGCCGATCTCGGCCAAGGGCCTCTACCAGCGCATCCTCAACGTCGTCGCCAGCCCGCGCCCCTTCATCAAGACCAAGACCTATTTCGGTCCGGACCGCCGGCGCAACACCACCAACACCTATATCGGCCCCGAGCGCCGCGTCGGCGGCGAGGTCGAAGTGATGCAGCAGCCGTCGCTGCTCGACAAA
- a CDS encoding NAD kinase: MATSKRYDRIAFVASPSAEAQAALAQLTKLYGNHAAADADVVVALGGDGLMLQTLHAHMRSGKPIYGMHRGTVGFLMNEFTTHDLHTRLAAAKESLINPLLMRATDVHGAVHLHHAINEVALFRQTNQAAHLRILIDEHERMAELIADGILVATPAGSTAYNLSAQGPILPINAALLALTPISAFRPRRWRGALLPNSAFVVIEVLEGEKRPVAAAADHDDVRDVRRVEVLSDKTISMRMLFDPGHSLEERILREQFGS, translated from the coding sequence ATGGCCACTTCCAAGCGATACGACCGGATCGCCTTCGTCGCGAGCCCAAGCGCCGAGGCGCAGGCCGCGCTGGCGCAACTGACCAAGCTCTACGGCAACCATGCTGCCGCCGATGCCGACGTCGTGGTGGCGCTCGGCGGCGACGGATTGATGCTGCAGACGCTGCACGCCCATATGCGCTCCGGCAAGCCGATCTATGGCATGCATCGCGGCACCGTCGGCTTCCTGATGAACGAATTCACCACGCATGATTTGCACACGCGGCTGGCTGCGGCGAAGGAATCGCTGATTAATCCGCTGCTGATGCGCGCCACCGACGTGCACGGCGCGGTGCATCTGCATCATGCCATCAATGAGGTCGCGCTGTTCCGTCAGACCAACCAGGCCGCGCATTTGCGTATCCTGATCGACGAACACGAGCGGATGGCGGAATTGATCGCCGACGGCATCCTGGTGGCGACGCCGGCCGGCTCGACCGCCTACAATCTTTCCGCACAAGGACCGATCCTGCCGATCAATGCCGCGCTGCTGGCGCTGACCCCGATCAGCGCGTTCCGCCCCCGCCGCTGGCGCGGCGCCCTGCTCCCGAACTCCGCCTTCGTGGTGATCGAGGTGCTCGAGGGCGAAAAGCGCCCGGTCGCCGCCGCCGCCGACCATGACGACGTGCGCGATGTCCGCCGCGTCGAAGTTTTGTCCGACAAGACGATCTCGATGCGGATGCTGTTCGACCCCGGTCACAGCCTCGAGGAACGCATTTTGCGCGAGCAGTTCGGGTCCTGA
- a CDS encoding adenylate/guanylate cyclase domain-containing protein, translating to MAIAAIALICAAASVSPAARPIRGLSIDILTALRWDVFGRRQDPATSPAVVVAMDEESLRTAPFKDAPMLTWTGEIGRVLSATLEGGAKVAGFDMVIPKSIEQSEIPFGEGTLGEKVRGFDRDFLRALAGASANGKVVLGEVLGGNQPVRPSPGQRVAVRQQQNIRPLNVHVDSDDILRRMPLSFTVNSTRVPTMAVELASRALGAAPEFDERGRLTLAGYQVPGRVPNTMTLNFEGGGDDIPTFTFADLRACAVKNDKDYFRRWFAGKVVIFGTVLDIEDRRFTSKRFATGIEGARVPRCTAESTPVAASFKKSTIAGVYIHATAVNNLIARNGVVEPGPIPRLLIATLVAALAAAAAWLFRPVIAFAAWTGMMVLGVAVATIAFNHALALPVVEPFLASLAALSATIGFRFVVADKDRRLLQKSFALYLAPHVINRMLSSSKLPELGGETRNVTVFFSDIEGFSLIAEKMSPDGLMELMNEYLSAMTDVIESHGGYVDKYIGDSVVAVFGAPADDPDHAANAAHAALDCCKQLAELNTSSPLFQGYKLAQRIGINSGEALVGNFGSRRRFNYSVMSDAVNLASRLEGANKFYGTTVIASETTVALCGEAFAWRELDAIRVKGRTQALKIYQLLALAAGLTPAQQTLIADYAEGLAHWRGREFERAAECFGRSADIDRPAALFAARARELAQNPPGPDWDPIRTLQEK from the coding sequence ATGGCGATCGCTGCCATCGCGCTGATTTGCGCCGCCGCGTCGGTTTCGCCGGCGGCCCGGCCGATCCGCGGGCTCTCCATCGATATCCTCACGGCGCTGCGCTGGGATGTGTTCGGCCGACGGCAGGATCCCGCCACCTCGCCGGCGGTCGTCGTCGCGATGGACGAGGAGAGCCTGCGCACCGCGCCGTTCAAGGACGCGCCGATGCTGACCTGGACCGGCGAGATCGGTCGCGTGCTGTCGGCGACGCTCGAAGGCGGCGCCAAGGTCGCAGGCTTCGACATGGTGATTCCGAAATCGATCGAGCAGTCGGAGATACCATTCGGCGAAGGCACGCTCGGCGAGAAGGTCCGCGGATTCGACCGCGACTTTCTTCGCGCGCTTGCCGGTGCGTCGGCGAACGGCAAGGTGGTGCTGGGAGAAGTCCTCGGCGGCAACCAGCCGGTCCGGCCGTCGCCGGGACAGCGGGTCGCGGTTCGCCAGCAGCAGAACATCCGCCCGCTCAATGTCCACGTCGACAGCGACGATATCCTGCGGCGCATGCCGCTGAGTTTTACCGTCAACAGCACGAGGGTGCCCACGATGGCGGTCGAGCTGGCCTCGCGGGCGCTGGGCGCGGCACCCGAATTCGACGAGCGTGGCAGACTGACGCTGGCCGGTTACCAGGTTCCGGGCCGCGTGCCGAACACGATGACGCTGAATTTCGAAGGCGGCGGCGACGATATTCCAACCTTCACCTTTGCCGATCTGCGCGCCTGTGCCGTCAAGAACGACAAGGATTATTTCCGGCGCTGGTTCGCCGGCAAGGTCGTGATCTTCGGCACCGTGCTCGATATCGAGGACCGCCGCTTCACGTCCAAGCGCTTTGCCACCGGCATTGAAGGCGCGCGCGTCCCGCGCTGCACAGCTGAGAGCACGCCGGTCGCAGCCAGCTTCAAGAAGAGCACGATCGCAGGCGTCTACATCCACGCCACCGCCGTCAACAACCTGATCGCGCGCAATGGCGTGGTTGAACCGGGGCCGATTCCCCGTCTGCTGATCGCAACGCTCGTTGCCGCGCTCGCCGCGGCCGCTGCCTGGCTGTTCCGGCCTGTCATCGCCTTCGCGGCCTGGACAGGCATGATGGTGCTAGGCGTGGCGGTTGCGACCATCGCCTTCAACCACGCTCTGGCACTGCCGGTGGTCGAGCCGTTCCTGGCCAGCCTTGCCGCGTTGTCCGCCACGATCGGCTTCCGCTTCGTCGTCGCCGACAAGGACCGCCGCCTCTTGCAAAAGAGCTTTGCGCTCTATCTCGCCCCGCACGTCATCAACCGCATGCTGTCGTCGAGCAAACTGCCGGAACTCGGCGGCGAGACCCGCAACGTGACGGTGTTCTTCTCCGACATCGAAGGATTTTCGCTGATCGCGGAGAAGATGTCGCCCGACGGCCTGATGGAGCTGATGAACGAATATTTGTCGGCGATGACCGACGTCATCGAGAGCCATGGCGGATATGTCGACAAATATATCGGCGACTCCGTCGTGGCGGTGTTCGGCGCGCCGGCCGACGATCCTGATCACGCCGCCAATGCGGCGCACGCTGCGCTGGATTGCTGCAAGCAGCTTGCCGAGCTCAACACGTCTTCCCCCCTCTTCCAGGGATACAAACTGGCGCAGCGGATCGGCATCAATTCCGGCGAGGCGCTGGTCGGCAATTTCGGATCGCGGCGGCGCTTCAACTACTCCGTGATGAGCGACGCTGTAAACCTGGCATCGCGGCTGGAGGGCGCCAACAAATTCTACGGCACCACCGTGATCGCTTCGGAGACCACGGTTGCGCTTTGCGGCGAGGCCTTCGCCTGGCGCGAACTCGATGCCATCAGGGTCAAGGGACGAACCCAGGCGTTGAAAATCTACCAGTTGCTGGCGCTGGCGGCCGGGCTGACGCCCGCGCAGCAGACATTGATCGCCGACTACGCCGAGGGGCTGGCGCACTGGCGGGGCCGCGAATTCGAACGCGCCGCCGAATGTTTCGGCCGGTCGGCCGATATCGACCGCCCGGCGGCGCTGTTTGCCGCGCGGGCCCGGGAATTGGCCCAAAACCCGCCCGGCCCGGACTGGGACCCGATCCGGACATTGCAGGAAAAATGA
- a CDS encoding S10 family peptidase, with the protein MAFRFTAARPMRLAAILLVVCCVGSARAEEASSPTSQQPGAATPSPSPSGQKGGAGRGPAAPPPSAAEQHRLPPDSTTRQTLALPGRTLNFTATAGSIRLFDDKGEPQADIAYTSYQLDGADRAGRPVTFLFNGGPGASSAWLQFGAAGPWRVSITGEGAVSSATPDLLPNAETWLDFTDLVFIDPVGTGYSRFVATGEDARKRFYSVDGDVSAVALVIRRWLEKYDRLQSPKFVVGESYGGIRGPKIVRNLQTQQGVGVRGLILVSPLFDYRDFSGSSLLQYMNTLPSMAAVAREAKGEGKRPVTRADLADVERYAQGEFLTDLVKGQADKEATTRLADKVASLTGVDQAVSRRLAGRFEVGEFRREFDRSNGRVTGRYDASVSGIDPYPDSNYSHFGDPSGDSLMAPLTSAAVDLTTRKLNWRPDGSYHLLNEAVYRAWDFGRGPAESVSQVRQILALDPKMKLLVSHGLFDLATPYFASKVILDQLPAYARSDRVKLVVYPGGHMFYSRDGARQAFRAEVERVMQ; encoded by the coding sequence ATGGCTTTTCGTTTCACGGCGGCGCGTCCCATGCGTCTTGCCGCCATCCTTCTGGTCGTGTGTTGCGTCGGCAGCGCGCGCGCCGAGGAGGCGAGTTCGCCAACCTCGCAGCAGCCGGGCGCCGCCACGCCGTCACCGTCGCCATCGGGCCAGAAGGGGGGAGCCGGGCGAGGTCCCGCCGCGCCGCCGCCGTCTGCGGCCGAGCAGCACCGCCTGCCGCCGGATTCGACCACCAGGCAAACGCTGGCGCTGCCGGGACGCACACTCAATTTCACCGCCACCGCCGGCTCGATCCGGCTGTTCGACGACAAGGGCGAGCCGCAGGCCGATATCGCCTACACCTCCTACCAGCTCGACGGCGCCGATCGCGCCGGCCGCCCGGTGACATTCCTGTTCAACGGCGGCCCGGGCGCGTCGTCGGCCTGGCTGCAGTTCGGCGCCGCCGGTCCCTGGCGGGTGTCGATCACGGGCGAGGGCGCGGTGTCATCGGCGACGCCCGATCTGTTGCCCAACGCCGAGACCTGGCTCGACTTCACCGATCTCGTCTTCATCGATCCGGTCGGCACCGGCTACAGCCGCTTCGTCGCGACCGGCGAGGATGCGCGCAAGCGGTTCTACTCCGTCGACGGCGACGTCAGCGCCGTCGCGCTCGTGATCCGGCGCTGGCTGGAAAAATACGACCGTCTGCAATCGCCGAAATTCGTCGTCGGCGAAAGCTATGGCGGCATCCGCGGGCCGAAGATCGTGCGCAATTTGCAGACCCAGCAGGGCGTCGGCGTGCGCGGGCTGATCCTGGTTTCACCCTTGTTCGACTACCGCGACTTCTCCGGCTCGAGCCTCCTGCAATACATGAACACGCTGCCGAGCATGGCGGCGGTGGCGCGCGAGGCCAAAGGCGAAGGCAAGAGGCCGGTGACGCGCGCCGATCTTGCCGACGTCGAGCGCTACGCGCAGGGCGAATTTCTGACCGATCTCGTCAAGGGACAAGCCGACAAGGAGGCGACGACGCGGCTTGCCGACAAGGTGGCGTCATTGACCGGCGTCGATCAGGCCGTCAGCCGCAGGCTGGCCGGCCGTTTTGAAGTCGGCGAATTCCGCCGGGAGTTCGACCGCAGCAACGGCCGCGTGACAGGACGCTATGACGCCTCGGTTTCGGGCATCGATCCCTATCCGGATTCGAACTACTCGCATTTCGGCGATCCGTCCGGCGATTCCCTGATGGCGCCGCTGACGAGTGCAGCCGTCGACCTCACCACGCGCAAGCTCAACTGGCGCCCGGATGGTTCGTATCACCTGCTCAACGAGGCCGTGTACAGGGCCTGGGATTTCGGCCGCGGACCGGCCGAGTCGGTCTCACAGGTGCGCCAGATTCTGGCACTCGATCCGAAAATGAAACTGCTGGTCAGCCACGGGCTGTTCGATCTCGCCACGCCTTACTTTGCGTCGAAGGTCATTCTCGACCAGTTGCCCGCCTATGCGCGATCGGACCGGGTGAAGCTCGTCGTCTATCCCGGCGGCCACATGTTCTATTCGCGCGACGGCGCACGTCAGGCGTTTCGTGCGGAAGTCGAGAGGGTGATGCAGTGA
- a CDS encoding tetratricopeptide repeat protein, producing the protein MNKLAIRLLTLAMLSLTLAAAPVVTVVYAAPDNDPPPPPKKKKSSEARPGSEQTAFADGYRAAYATIYERHDYAAAIAQLKALGRDDSAAVANLIGYSYRQLGDYKVSQIWYERALKADPNHVKTWQYYGLWQVEQGNRDQAQFHLNKIAQLTGTSSEEYRSLAAALEKAPGTGLVY; encoded by the coding sequence ATGAATAAGTTAGCGATCAGGCTTTTGACTCTCGCAATGTTGTCGCTCACGCTTGCGGCAGCCCCTGTCGTTACCGTCGTTTACGCCGCGCCCGACAACGATCCACCGCCGCCGCCGAAGAAGAAGAAATCCAGCGAAGCCCGTCCCGGCAGCGAACAGACTGCTTTTGCCGACGGCTATCGCGCCGCTTACGCCACGATCTATGAGCGCCACGACTATGCTGCGGCGATCGCGCAATTGAAGGCGCTCGGCCGTGACGACAGCGCCGCCGTCGCCAATCTGATCGGCTACTCCTATCGTCAGCTTGGCGACTACAAGGTCTCGCAGATCTGGTACGAGCGCGCGCTGAAGGCCGATCCGAACCACGTCAAGACCTGGCAATATTACGGCCTGTGGCAGGTCGAACAGGGCAATCGCGATCAGGCGCAGTTTCACCTGAACAAGATCGCTCAGCTCACCGGCACCTCGAGCGAGGAATATCGCTCGCTCGCCGCCGCGCTGGAAAAAGCACCGGGCACGGGACTGGTTTACTGA
- a CDS encoding alpha/beta fold hydrolase — translation MSRPVTPDRRRFLGAAAVTLAAAPFAMSGALFAQSGDAKSGASAVKPSAHTSFAALKQIDAGVLNVGYAEAGPANGPAVILLHGWPYDIHAFVDVAPVLASAGFRVIVPYLRGYGTTRFLSADTPRNGQQGALANDVIALMDALRIEKAVVAGFDWGARTADIVAAIWPERVKALVSVSGYLIGSQQANARPLPPSAELQWWYQYYFATERGRLGYEKYRREFSKLIWQLASPKWNFDDATFERSAASFDNPDHVAIVIHNYRWRLGLAPGEAKYDELEKRLAEFPVISVPTITLEGDANGAPHPDPSVYAKKFSGKYVHRLLTGGIGHNPPQEAPRAFADAVIEVAGYRG, via the coding sequence ATGTCCCGGCCCGTCACGCCTGACCGCCGCCGCTTCCTCGGCGCCGCTGCCGTAACCCTTGCCGCTGCACCCTTCGCCATGAGCGGAGCCCTGTTCGCCCAGTCCGGCGACGCCAAATCCGGCGCGAGTGCGGTCAAGCCGAGCGCCCATACTTCCTTTGCCGCGCTGAAGCAGATCGATGCCGGCGTCCTTAATGTCGGTTACGCCGAAGCCGGGCCCGCCAATGGCCCCGCCGTCATCCTGCTCCACGGCTGGCCTTACGACATCCACGCCTTCGTCGACGTGGCCCCGGTGCTGGCATCGGCAGGCTTCCGGGTGATCGTGCCGTATCTGCGCGGCTATGGCACGACACGCTTCCTCTCGGCCGATACGCCGCGCAACGGCCAGCAGGGCGCGCTCGCCAATGACGTGATCGCGCTGATGGACGCGCTCAGAATCGAGAAAGCGGTGGTGGCCGGCTTCGACTGGGGCGCGCGGACCGCTGACATCGTCGCCGCGATCTGGCCAGAGCGCGTCAAGGCGCTGGTCTCGGTCAGCGGCTACCTGATCGGCAGCCAGCAGGCCAATGCCAGGCCGCTGCCGCCGTCGGCCGAGTTGCAATGGTGGTACCAGTATTATTTTGCGACCGAGCGCGGTCGGCTTGGCTACGAGAAATACCGTCGCGAGTTTTCCAAATTGATCTGGCAGCTCGCCTCGCCGAAGTGGAATTTCGATGACGCCACCTTCGAGCGGAGCGCGGCGTCCTTCGACAACCCCGACCACGTCGCCATCGTGATCCACAATTACCGCTGGCGGCTCGGTCTCGCCCCGGGCGAGGCCAAATACGACGAATTGGAAAAGCGGCTCGCCGAGTTTCCGGTCATCTCGGTCCCGACCATCACCCTCGAAGGTGACGCCAACGGCGCGCCCCATCCGGACCCCAGCGTCTATGCCAAGAAGTTTTCCGGCAAATATGTCCACCGGCTGCTCACCGGCGGGATCGGGCACAACCCGCCGCAGGAAGCCCCGCGGGCCTTTGCCGATGCCGTCATCGAGGTGGCGGGCTACCGAGGGTGA
- a CDS encoding outer membrane protein produces the protein MKKILLGAAALAAMAAPAFAADMPPRPYTKAPAYTAPQVVYNWTGFYVGGHVGGAFAGSNSLQGSDARFLGGVQGGFDYQFAPNWVLGAEAQYSWLSNGNNNGTVFPGGTVVTSNTDQLGSVTGRIGYTWGPALLYAKGGYGWRDGNNLGVSVAGVPAGFTTNGNRKDGYTVGGGLEYMFAPNWSAKAEYQYYNFGSTTFTSGPADITGRSFRDDEHTAKVGVNYRFGWGGPAASRY, from the coding sequence ATGAAGAAGATACTGCTCGGCGCTGCCGCGCTGGCCGCCATGGCGGCTCCAGCCTTTGCGGCCGACATGCCGCCGCGCCCCTACACCAAGGCGCCGGCCTATACCGCGCCGCAGGTGGTCTACAACTGGACCGGATTCTATGTCGGCGGCCATGTCGGCGGCGCCTTCGCTGGTAGCAACTCCCTGCAGGGCAGCGACGCCCGCTTCCTTGGCGGCGTGCAGGGTGGCTTCGACTACCAATTCGCGCCGAACTGGGTGCTGGGCGCCGAGGCCCAATATAGCTGGCTGTCCAACGGCAATAATAATGGCACGGTATTTCCGGGCGGCACGGTCGTGACCTCCAATACCGACCAGCTCGGCTCGGTGACCGGCCGGATCGGCTACACTTGGGGCCCGGCGCTGCTCTACGCCAAGGGCGGTTACGGTTGGCGCGACGGTAACAATCTCGGGGTATCGGTGGCCGGCGTGCCGGCGGGCTTCACCACCAACGGCAACCGCAAGGACGGCTATACCGTCGGCGGCGGCCTCGAATACATGTTCGCCCCGAACTGGTCGGCCAAGGCCGAGTACCAGTACTACAATTTCGGCAGCACCACCTTCACCTCGGGCCCCGCCGACATCACCGGCCGCAGCTTCCGCGACGACGAGCACACCGCCAAGGTCGGTGTGAACTACCGGTTCGGTTGGGGTGGCCCTGCCGCTTCCAGATATTGA
- a CDS encoding alpha/beta hydrolase family protein, translating to MLTAQSNWLRAINYYQASAFAFDIADKRQQGAIEAMRACARRYISHLTPAGEVVEIPWLEGHTFEGYFLPAPAIGRSPAVICMGDPGHRKEEYLFKVARYARERGMSLLAVDLFGSDARAKFEDVVGRPDLETSISCVMDYLTTRDDIDEHRIGILGDGAGSSFVARGVALDNRFAAAVCDGGIWDMQEQAFLMDRLPSGNSGNAGTDGVRFGRKFRCPILITLGAEGWLESDHATNLFERLKVDQPDVSLRIFEGSETASAQGHSDNPTLANEFIFDWMADRLKLAMN from the coding sequence GTGCTGACCGCGCAAAGCAACTGGCTCCGCGCCATCAATTACTATCAGGCGTCAGCGTTCGCATTCGATATTGCCGACAAAAGGCAGCAGGGTGCAATCGAGGCCATGCGGGCCTGCGCCCGCCGCTACATCTCGCATTTGACGCCCGCCGGCGAGGTCGTGGAGATTCCCTGGCTGGAAGGTCACACGTTCGAAGGCTATTTTTTGCCGGCGCCCGCAATTGGTCGAAGCCCTGCCGTCATATGCATGGGCGATCCAGGGCATCGCAAGGAGGAATATCTCTTCAAGGTCGCGCGCTACGCCCGCGAGCGGGGAATGTCGCTGCTGGCGGTGGACCTGTTTGGCTCGGACGCGAGAGCCAAATTCGAAGACGTCGTCGGCCGCCCCGACCTGGAAACGTCGATCAGCTGCGTCATGGACTACCTCACGACGAGGGATGATATCGACGAGCACCGGATAGGAATTCTGGGCGACGGGGCCGGATCCTCCTTCGTGGCGCGCGGCGTCGCTCTCGACAATCGTTTCGCCGCGGCGGTTTGCGACGGCGGGATCTGGGATATGCAGGAGCAGGCTTTTTTGATGGACCGTCTTCCGTCGGGCAACTCCGGGAATGCAGGAACTGACGGCGTTAGGTTCGGGCGAAAATTCCGCTGCCCGATCCTGATTACCCTGGGCGCGGAGGGCTGGCTCGAAAGCGACCACGCGACCAATCTGTTCGAACGGTTGAAGGTCGATCAGCCCGACGTTTCACTAAGGATCTTCGAAGGCTCCGAAACCGCCTCCGCGCAGGGGCATAGCGACAATCCCACGCTCGCCAACGAGTTCATTTTCGACTGGATGGCCGATCGCCTCAAGTTGGCGATGAACTAG
- a CDS encoding MarR family winged helix-turn-helix transcriptional regulator — protein MRQDPRKGSDTSNRAKRGESNEAGGKNHDIARQFAWEIAAINVHLQEIRYFWAKALGISGPQWMILMALADLDQGEGVPVKVVSKMLHVDPSFVTTQSKMLEKKGFMRRKASEEDARVVQMSLTDKTYKHIASLAAQQEELNNFIFAEFSDRELSEFTSKLAALKNRLEKASLRVAIGI, from the coding sequence ATGAGACAGGACCCACGCAAGGGATCGGACACCTCGAACCGCGCCAAACGCGGAGAATCGAATGAGGCCGGCGGGAAGAATCACGACATCGCCCGGCAATTCGCCTGGGAAATCGCCGCCATCAACGTGCACCTCCAGGAGATTCGCTATTTCTGGGCAAAAGCCCTCGGCATCAGCGGCCCGCAATGGATGATCCTGATGGCCCTGGCCGATCTGGATCAGGGAGAGGGCGTACCTGTGAAGGTGGTGTCAAAAATGCTCCACGTGGACCCGTCCTTCGTAACGACCCAGTCGAAAATGCTCGAGAAGAAGGGCTTCATGCGCCGGAAGGCATCGGAGGAAGATGCCAGGGTCGTGCAGATGTCCCTGACTGACAAGACCTATAAGCACATCGCAAGCCTGGCTGCTCAACAGGAGGAGCTCAACAACTTCATCTTTGCGGAGTTCAGCGACCGTGAACTCAGCGAGTTTACCAGCAAGCTCGCGGCACTGAAGAACCGCCTTGAGAAGGCCAGTCTGAGGGTTGCCATAGGCATATGA
- a CDS encoding porin, giving the protein MNMIKSLVLGSAAGLIAMSGAQAADLPVKAKAVEYVRICSLYGAGFFYIPGTDTCIKLGGYLRVDTTFNGGVYGQPFYNGDNGQGNRYRDAFNSRSRMALTIDTRTATEYGVVRTFGQGDFQFQNFGTTNPGTAATTGMPLNNALLSTAGGGYVAVEMVFIQFAGFTFGKSASAYATPWNGYPGNNNSFLMGGPDYVTGVNNIQYTAQFGNGVSGTIGLDDPSVFNRTAVWNIANGVNVNGTGTNAYSGIRAPDIVGNIRVDQAWGLFQISGMAHLVSATYNTLGAGGAPVAGSEISGHPEDKWGGAVTAALQIKNLPTGAGDDIKIDATYAKGATKAVISTSGGSPNFAMFGSTGIAGGYQSVGLGNSADGLYLPGVTNGIILTSAWGIRGAFNHNWDPYWSTSLWGSYASVRYDGGANDNLAGIASAKGVYCAAFAATHAGQTGVAGNGTYSCNPDFNIAQVGVVTRWTPVKNLTFSAEVGAFFLDQKMAGSSTFTPTAPKPNALYEFKDQSTVYLNVRAQRNF; this is encoded by the coding sequence ATGAATATGATCAAGAGCCTTGTTCTCGGCTCAGCGGCGGGTCTGATCGCCATGAGCGGGGCACAGGCGGCGGATCTTCCGGTCAAGGCCAAAGCGGTCGAGTACGTGAGGATCTGCTCCCTGTATGGTGCGGGTTTCTTCTACATCCCGGGCACCGACACCTGCATCAAGCTGGGTGGTTATCTGCGCGTTGACACCACGTTCAACGGCGGCGTCTACGGTCAGCCGTTCTATAATGGCGACAACGGCCAGGGCAATCGCTACCGCGACGCCTTCAACTCTCGTTCGCGTATGGCGCTGACGATTGATACCCGTACCGCCACCGAATACGGCGTCGTCCGCACCTTCGGTCAGGGCGACTTCCAGTTCCAGAACTTCGGAACGACCAACCCGGGCACTGCCGCGACCACGGGCATGCCGCTCAACAACGCCCTGCTTTCGACGGCTGGCGGCGGTTACGTCGCGGTTGAAATGGTGTTCATCCAGTTCGCTGGTTTCACCTTCGGTAAGTCGGCTTCGGCCTACGCGACGCCCTGGAACGGCTATCCGGGCAACAACAACTCGTTCCTAATGGGCGGTCCGGACTACGTCACCGGCGTCAACAACATCCAGTACACCGCTCAGTTCGGTAACGGCGTGTCGGGCACCATCGGTCTCGATGATCCGTCCGTCTTCAACCGCACGGCGGTCTGGAACATTGCCAACGGCGTCAATGTTAACGGTACCGGCACCAACGCCTACAGCGGCATCCGCGCTCCCGACATCGTCGGTAACATCCGCGTCGACCAGGCTTGGGGTCTGTTCCAGATTTCAGGTATGGCCCACCTCGTGAGCGCTACCTACAACACGCTCGGCGCCGGCGGCGCTCCGGTCGCCGGATCGGAAATCTCCGGTCACCCCGAAGACAAGTGGGGCGGTGCGGTGACGGCTGCGTTGCAGATCAAGAACCTCCCGACCGGTGCGGGCGACGACATCAAGATCGACGCCACCTACGCCAAGGGTGCCACCAAGGCCGTGATCTCGACCAGCGGCGGCTCGCCGAACTTCGCGATGTTCGGCAGCACCGGTATTGCCGGCGGCTACCAGAGCGTTGGTTTGGGCAACTCGGCTGACGGTCTCTACCTGCCGGGCGTCACGAACGGCATCATCCTGACCTCCGCTTGGGGTATCCGTGGTGCGTTCAACCACAACTGGGATCCCTACTGGTCGACCAGCCTCTGGGGCAGCTACGCTTCCGTCCGTTATGACGGTGGCGCCAACGACAACCTGGCTGGCATCGCGTCCGCCAAGGGCGTCTACTGCGCTGCCTTCGCGGCAACTCACGCCGGTCAGACCGGTGTTGCTGGTAACGGTACCTACAGCTGCAACCCGGACTTCAACATTGCCCAGGTTGGTGTGGTCACCCGCTGGACTCCCGTCAAGAACCTGACGTTCTCGGCTGAAGTCGGCGCGTTCTTCCTCGACCAGAAGATGGCTGGTAGCTCGACGTTCACGCCGACTGCTCCGAAGCCGAACGCTCTGTACGAGTTCAAGGACCAGAGCACTGTGTACCTGAACGTTCGCGCTCAGCGTAACTTCTGA